ATTAACACACCTTGAGTCCCTTAAAATTATAAACCGACGGATTGGCGGCAGGGATCATCTTTTCACACTTAACTTTTCGAATTATTTCGTTAAAAAGGTTTTATTACCAGTCCTGGATGCAGAAAGTCAATACTTTGATTTGATAGTATTGAAATTGAAAAAAATATTGTCAAAAGAAGCTATAAGTGTTATACTTTACGGAAGCGTTGCACGTAAGGAAGAAACAGTAAAAAGTGATGTCGATATCTGTATCGTTTATCCCAATTTAAAAAATAAAAGTGTACTTGAGAAAAAGATTGATATCTGCAGGGATGAGTTGTATAAAAATTACGGAATAACTTTAGCACCGTTCAACATATCCTTAAAAGAATTTCAGAAACGGGCACGCCTTAAGAAATCACCTATAAATGATATAATAAAAGAAGGAATAGTTCTATCGGGTAAATCCATTAAGAGGTTAATAAATGGTAATTAAAAGCCCGAGAAAAAAAGTCGA
This window of the Sphingobacteriaceae bacterium genome carries:
- a CDS encoding nucleotidyltransferase domain-containing protein, with amino-acid sequence MIVHKPLNIIFSAYSNIVVIRELRHTRNGFSGREIAKRGGLSAPAAINALTHLESLKIINRRIGGRDHLFTLNFSNYFVKKVLLPVLDAESQYFDLIVLKLKKILSKEAISVILYGSVARKEETVKSDVDICIVYPNLKNKSVLEKKIDICRDELYKNYGITLAPFNISLKEFQKRARLKKSPINDIIKEGIVLSGKSIKRLINGN